Proteins from a single region of Bdellovibrio bacteriovorus HD100:
- the hppD gene encoding 4-hydroxyphenylpyruvate dioxygenase, translating to MAQVTEKNPVGLNGVDFIEYSGPDAHFFEQVFKRYAFKEVGQVHGKNIKLFRQGDINFILNCEPHTFATDFAKLHGPCVNATGFRVIDADQAFKTAVARGARPYEGNEHQKGATPFPAIYGIGDSLIYFMDQKNQDKLYNEIFQVKPEDKAPVGVGFTVVDHFTNNVPKGEMDKWQHFYEDIFGFYEAKYFDIRGSKTGLLSRAMRSPCGKFSVPINEPTEEKSQIQEYLDEYKGSGIQHIALLTHDINYSLESLKNSEIQFLTPPPHSYYEMIPERVPGVTEDISRLEKNAILVDGDKTGKYLLQIFTKNTFGPIFYELIQRKGHDGFGDGNFQALFDAIERDQRERGYLT from the coding sequence ATGGCTCAAGTTACCGAGAAAAATCCAGTGGGTCTTAACGGAGTTGATTTTATCGAATACTCCGGTCCTGACGCCCACTTTTTTGAACAAGTGTTCAAACGCTATGCCTTTAAAGAAGTTGGCCAGGTCCACGGCAAAAACATCAAACTTTTCCGCCAAGGCGACATCAACTTTATCCTGAACTGTGAACCTCATACCTTCGCAACTGACTTTGCAAAACTTCACGGCCCTTGCGTGAATGCGACCGGCTTCCGCGTGATCGATGCTGATCAGGCCTTTAAAACGGCTGTGGCTCGTGGTGCGCGCCCTTATGAAGGCAACGAACACCAAAAAGGTGCGACTCCATTCCCGGCGATCTATGGTATCGGCGACTCTTTGATCTATTTCATGGATCAGAAGAACCAGGACAAACTTTACAATGAAATCTTCCAGGTGAAACCGGAAGACAAAGCACCCGTGGGCGTGGGCTTCACCGTGGTGGATCACTTCACCAACAACGTGCCTAAAGGTGAAATGGACAAGTGGCAGCACTTCTATGAAGACATCTTCGGCTTCTATGAAGCGAAGTACTTCGACATCCGCGGCAGCAAGACAGGTCTTCTTTCTCGCGCTATGAGATCTCCCTGCGGAAAATTCTCGGTGCCGATCAATGAACCGACCGAGGAAAAATCCCAGATCCAGGAATATCTGGATGAATATAAAGGCTCCGGCATCCAGCACATTGCTTTGCTGACTCATGATATTAACTATTCTCTGGAATCTTTGAAAAACAGCGAGATTCAGTTCCTGACTCCGCCGCCGCACTCTTACTATGAGATGATTCCTGAGCGCGTTCCGGGCGTGACTGAAGACATCAGCCGTCTTGAAAAGAATGCGATCCTTGTGGATGGCGACAAAACAGGAAAATACCTGCTGCAGATCTTCACGAAAAACACTTTCGGTCCGATCTTCTATGAATTGATTCAGCGTAAAGGCCACGATGGTTTCGGCGACGGAAACTTCCAGGCTTTGTTTGATGCGATCGAACGCGATCAGCGCGAACGCGGCTATTTGACGTAG